One region of Juglans microcarpa x Juglans regia isolate MS1-56 chromosome 7S, Jm3101_v1.0, whole genome shotgun sequence genomic DNA includes:
- the LOC121241174 gene encoding pyruvate kinase 1, cytosolic-like — protein sequence MHANHLLLEEPIRMASILEPSKPTAFPAMTKIVGTLGPKSRSVEIISDCLKAGMSVARFDFSWGDTAFHQETLENLKLAVKSTRKLCAVMLDTVGPELQVVNKAERPISLQADSLVVLTPDQEKEATSNTLPINFNGLSKAVKEGDTIFIGQYLFTGSETTSVWLEVTDVNGDDVVCLIKNSATLSGSLYTLHVSQIHIDLPTLTDEDKEVISTWGAPNKIDFLSLSYTRHAEDVRHAREFLSQFENLSQTQIFAKIENVEGLNHFDEILSEADGIILSRGNLGIDLPPEKVFLFQKAAVYKCNMAGKPAVVTRVVDSMTDNLRPTRAEATDVANAVLDGSDAILLGAETLRGLYPVETISIVGKISAEAEKVFNQDLYFKKTVKYVGEPMTHLESIASSAVRAAIKVKASVIICFTSTGRAARLIAKYRPTMPVLSVVIPQLKTNQLRWTFTGAFEARQSLIVRGIFPTLADPRHPAESGNGTNESVLKVALDHGKASGVIKPHDRVVVFQKVGDAYVVKIIELED from the exons ATGCATGCCAATCACTTGCTTCTGGAGGAGCCCATAAGGATGGCCTCCATTCTCGAGCCCTCAAAGCCT ACTGCCTTTCCGGCGATGACGAAGATTGTTGGAACACTTGGTCCGAAATCAAGATCTGTCGAGATAATTTCGGATTGTCTGAAGGCGGGAATGTCCG TGGCGAGGTTTGACTTTTCATGGGGTGACACTGCATTTCACCAAGAGACGCTGGAAAACTTGAAGTTAGCAGTTAAAAGTACAAGGAAGCTTTGTGCA gTAATGTTAGATACTGTGGGTCCAGAATTGCAAGTTGTCAACAAAGCTGAGCGCCCCATATCACTTCAAGCAGATTCGCTGGTTGTCCTAACACCTGATCAAGAAAAGGAAGCTACTTCAAATACATTACCCATAAACTTTAATGGCTTATCAAAG GCAGTGAAGGAGGGGGACACCATATTTATTGGTCAGTACCTCTTTACAGGAAGTGAAACTACTTCTGTGTGGCTGGAG GTCACTGACGTGAATGGTGATGATGTGGTTTGTTTGATTAAGAATTCTGCTACTCTGTCTGGGTCATTGTATACCTTGCATGTCTCCCAAATCCACATTGATCTACCTACACTCACTGATGAAGATAAGGAG GTTATAAGCACATGGGGTGCTCCAAACAAGATAGACTTTCTATCGTTGTCATATACCCGGCATGCTGAAGATGTTCGCCAT GCTCgtgaatttctttctcaatttgaAAACCTCAGCCAAACTCAAATTTTTGCGAAGATCGAAAACGTAGAG GGATTAAATCATTTTGATGAGATCCTAAGTGAAGCAGATGGTATTATTCTCTCTCGAGGAAATTTGGGGATTGATCTCCCACCAGAGAAG gtgtttttatttcaaaaggCTGCTGTTTACAAGTGCAACATGGCTGGAAAGCCAGCAGTGGTTACTCGTGTTGTGGATAGTATGACTGACAACTTGAGACCTACTCGTGCTGAAGCAACAGATGTTGCCAATGCGGTATTGGATG ggAGTGATGCAATTCTTCTAGGTGCAGAGACCCTTCGGGGATTGTATCCAGTTGAGACGATTTCCATTGTTGGAAAGATTTCTGCAGAG GCAGAGAAGGTTTTCAATCAAGATCTGTATTTCAAGAAGACTGTCAAATATGTTGGAGAACCAATGACCCATTTGGAATCTATTGCCTCATCTGCG GTACGTGCAGCTATCAAGGTGAAGGCCTCTGTAATTATTTGCTTCACTTCAACTGGAAGAGCTGCAAG GTTAATTGCAAAGTACAGGCCGACAATGCCTGTCTTATCTGTTGTCATTCCCCAGCTTAAAACAAACCAACTCCGCTGGACATTTACTGGTGCTTTTGAG GCACGGCAATCACTGATTGTTAGGGGCATTTTTCCCACACTTGCAGATCCTCGACATCCA GCTGAGTCTGGAAATGGAACTAATGAATCGGTTCTAAAGGTTGCATTGGATCATGGCAAGGCTTCTGGTGTTATAAAGCCTCATGATCGTGTAGTGGTCTTCCAGAAAGTTGGTGATGCATATGTGGTTAAGATCATAGAGCTTGAAGATTAG
- the LOC121241716 gene encoding uncharacterized protein LOC121241716: MLFRIELCTKPLIFTSSVFTATSKPTPHSNPKPILPDKKMAENTQIASSKEDPKAPKSLFSLFPKFKLELPFLKPGPKPEVRVVEEVKGEIVIGGDEGAETTNQKPDVVRFSERRALVPVPLVTEAEESSAKTSNPVILWQVYALGGFLVLRWIWARWQERRGKKGSSESDNEESSDVE; this comes from the exons ATGCTGTTCCGGATAGAGCTTTGTACGAAACCCCTCATTTTTACTAGCTCTGTTTTCACCGCCACCTCCAAACCAACCCCACATTCTAATCCAAAACCGATTTTGCCTGACAAGAAAATGGCTGAAAACACCCAAATCGCTAGCAGTAAAGAAGACCCAAAAGCACCCAAAAGCCTGTTCTCGCTGTTCCCCAAGTTTAAGCTCGAACTCCCTTTTCTGAAGCCGGGACCTAAACCGGAGGTTCGTGTTGTAGAGGAAGTGAAAGGAGAAATAGTGATTGGTGGTGATGAAGGAGCAGAAACTACGAATCAGAAGCCGGACGTGGTGAGGTTTTCCGAGAGAAGAGCATTGGTTCCAGTCCCTTTGGTTACCGAGGCGGAAGAGTCTTCTGCGAAGACTTCCAACCCTGTCATTCTCTGGCAG GTTTATGCTCTCGGAGGGTTCCTTGTATTGAGGTGGATATGGGCAAGATGGCAAGAGAGGAGGGGCAAGAAGGGGTCTTCTGAGAGTGATAATGAGGAATCTTCAGATGTTGAATAG
- the LOC121241717 gene encoding LOW QUALITY PROTEIN: uridylate kinase-like (The sequence of the model RefSeq protein was modified relative to this genomic sequence to represent the inferred CDS: inserted 1 base in 1 codon) translates to MGSDDDDDFPLIDSTSSSHPHHHAHTRQTPTDQTSINGSDIDRHDGDCYPHHQAPFEVEDEDESDLNKSVPGAQVPAKRTTPYYHKKLRSDPVASNKNESESENGSYRKDREEWSDTAIACLLDAFTEKYNQLNRGNLRGXDWEEVAENVSDRCGGERTSGTYKSDEQCKNKIDNLKKRYKVEQQRIRAAGGTGTGTSHWPWFKKIEAIAGNSSLAKSGSDEDRASLPTPRPSKRYMPSNASLVNNIKSKPISNLKWRRIVFKISGTALAGNCQSIDPKVAMQVAKEIAPASHIILQVAIVVGGRNFFFRDTWVSATGLDRPTAYQIGMMATVMNSLLLQSALEKLGVQTHVQSAFAMPDVAEPYSRQRAIRHLEKGRVVIFGGVGAGTGNPLFTTDTAAALRASEINADAVLKGTSVNGVYDCHSGNNITLDHVSYGYVISSGITSMDLMALTYCEENGIPVVVFNLLEPGNISRASCGDQVGTLIDKAGRLIDIL, encoded by the exons ATGGGTtccgacgacgacgacgacttCCCTCTGATCGACTCCACCTCTTCCTCCCACCCACACCACCACGCGCATACGCGCCAAACCCCAACCGACCAAACCTCCATCAACGGCAGCGACATCGACCGCCACGACGGCGACTGCTACCCCCACCACCAAGCCCCCTTCGAAGTCGAAGACGAAGACGAATCTGACCTGAATAAATCCGTACCAGGAGCCCAGGTCCCCGCTAAACGAACCACGCCTTACTACCACAAGAAACTCAGATCTGATCCCGTCGCCAGCAACAAGAACGAATCCGAGTCCGAAAACGGATCGTACCGGAAGGACCGGGAGGAATGGTCGGACACAGCGATCGCGTGTCTTCTCGACGCGTTCACAGAGAAATACAACCAGCTGAACCGAGGGAATCTCCGGG AGGACTGGGAGGAGGTGGCGGAGAACGTGAGCGATCGATGCGGTGGGGAGAGGACGAGTGGAACGTACAAGAGCGATGAGCAGTGCAAGAACAAGATCGACAATCTCAAGAAGAGGTACAAGGTGGAGCAGCAGAGGATCAGAGCTGCTGGCGGCACGGGTACGGGGACCAGCCACTGGCCCTGGTTCAAGAAGATCGAGGCCATCGCTGGTAACTCCTCGCTCGCAAAATCCGGTTCCGACGAGGACCGAGCCAGTTTGCCCACGCCTCGCCCATCTAAGAG ATATATGCCGAGCAATGCTTCATTGGTCAACAACATCAAATCCAAACCGATATCAAATCTAAAATGGCGTAGAATAGTGTTTAAAATCAGTGGTACTGCACTAGCTGGGAACTGCCAGAGCATTGACCCCAAG GTGGCAATGCAGGTTGCTAAGGAAATAGCGCCAGCTTCCC atattattttacaggTGGCAATTGTAGTTGGAGGTCGTAACTTTTTTTTCAGAGATACGTGGGTATCTGCAACTGGTTTAGATAGACCTACAGCTTACCAAATTGG TATGATGGCAACAGTTATGAATTCCTTACTGCTCCAATCAGCTCTAGAGAAGCTAGGTGTTCAGACACATGTGCAAAGTGCATTTGCTATGCCGGATGTTGCGGAACCATATAGCAGGCAGCGAGCCATCCGGCATCTTGAGAAAGGAAGAGTTGTCATATTTGGTGGTGTTGGTGCTGGCACTGGAAATCCACTTTTTACCACTGATACAGCCGCAGCTCTGAGAGCTTCTGAGA TTAATGCAGATGCAGTTCTTAAAGGGACCAGTGTGAATGGTGTTTATGACTGCCATTCTGGTAACAACATTACACTTGATCACGTTTCCTACGGGTACGTTATTTCTAGCGGCATTACCTCTATGGACCTGATGGCTCTCACATATTGTGAGGAGAATGGAATTCCTG TGGTCGTCTTTAATTTGCTGGAGCCCGGGAATATCTCTAGAGCATCATGCGGAGACCAAGTTGGCACTTTGATTGACAAGGCAGGAAGGttaattgatattttataa